The DNA sequence gaaaagaaggacAGATTGAGTAGGCTTTGTCAGAGGGGATAAGTAGGACATCCAATACCGACCCATACTTTGACCATTCACCCAAACCTGTCCCTCCCCCATTTTATTCTTTCTCTAATAGCCAAGAATCAAAATATGGCTGCAAGAAAATTAGTGAGTTTAGTTGAGTTGAATGGGTTTTTCATGGGGTTGGTacattttctctccatttaCCTTGTACCATGTGAGAGCAGATTTTTGGGGCTTGTTGTGtaatccatttttaaaattctacaTACGGGAAGTCCGACTAATGTGCTtggtgtcacggtcatactCGTCCAGGGCGTGTTGCctatggccgcatgcccatgacaagccaaacccttgtcatgtcttttcattctaatgtttttccttttgtagttcTAGGGCGTATGACGcctcaaaaatatcatgtctaggcagACATAAAATGGCTCAGAATGTACTCTAGGGgaatatgactagttgtcaacttctccctacccaaggttatatatgctaagccgttgttatctttctcttgcttgcttatataacgtctctttctaaaatctctctctctcctcattttctaaaaccttcttttaaaaccgaggctagaggctcgatcatacgtcgcttggccgtaggcgacgcaagaacaaattggcttagctcacttgtcgttggaaagtgagtatcgcacaatcgctagtccgctgccttcgaaagtgcgattgtgtcaccTAGCAGGGCTATGTTGTTAATTCCAGCTTAAAGGCACTGATTTTTTAATAGAGGCCTAAACATGATTCAAACCTAAGACATCAAAATCctcaatttcatcatttaagCAACAGGGACATTTTCgtcattttcttgtttaacAATAAATTGAAGCCTAAACATGTCCGAACAAGCGGCGCATAAATTGAATTATCCACTCGGATTTAACCAACCAACAGGACTGTATGGAGTAAGGCAAGGACCACGGCATGTACAAAGAATGAATCAGTATCAACAACCAGAAGGGTCCTCATTGAAAACGTTGATGAAGCAATATATGACTAAAAATGATGCAGTAATTCAGAGTCCAAATCATGGAGACATCTCATGCAGCACGgcttctaaaatttcattggCTTCTTGAAGgagatatatattaatatcCCGATCGGCAAGCCTATAAGCAAATGTTAAACTATGTTGAATTCTTAAAAGACACGCTGACCAAACATAAAGAAGTTTGAAGAATTTTAAGCTAGTAGCCTTGAAGGAagtgttagtttatttaatcttgtattaaccGTAATTAATCTTATTTACTGTTTGTATTTCAATGTATGTTAGTTAAGGGTGGTTACTAGCGGTTAAGGGTGGTTACTAGCGGTTAATGTGGCTATTCTGTCTATATATGTATTCTGTAACCAGTTGAATAGAAAGGTTGGTTTTATTGCCTCTCTTAGTTGTATGAGGGTTTTCTAACAGGAAGGATGTATaccaattctaaaaaataagatcCCGATTTGTTCACAATTCGAGTAGCAATTGGAGGGAGGGAGTTGAGTAGAGCTTTAAGCAATCTAGGAGCGAGCATTAATCTAATGTCATTATCCTGCATTAAAGTAGAATGTTCGGTAATATTTGAGAGTTAGGCAAGCAGTATAGTAAAATAATTTGGAAATCATAACTGTCATCCAAAACAAGAGGGCATTGTTCATCGCAAGAAGAATAATTAATTGGAAGAATTTAATAGAGCAATCTTAATGGTCAGCCCAAccatccaaatttttttttttatgtaagaacaattaaaaaaattaataaagaattcGGATCAATCAAAAGATAaagctagaattagattacctgtTAAGATAAAAAATCTAGAAGTAAGATTTAGAACCTTATtataaattgagtcactccacagtCGAACTTGATCGAAGCTTGATAGAATGTCTCAAATGCAATCTACTAACataattgcttgaaacttagaaatgacaaatatgatactTGACTAATAAGGGTAaaagtctcaatttgagatcttaatttcatttatctGAAATCTGTCTTTTATAAAGTCCCCACGTAAGAAACTTTATATACTCTTCCCACTAAAGAAGTTAGTCTCATAATTTAATCTCGAATCTCTTAAATCTACACAAAAGAACAAGTCATTTAACCAATAACTTCCACCCTTGTGCCcgattatgaaattaaaaataataaataaagttttctaacaacttATCAATCTAAGTGCACTTTATAGCAACTTCATCTGCTACTTCAACCGTGCAAGTATTCACTCCTGAAGCTCCAAATGGTCCTTTAATCAAATCAGCTGataacacatgaaatgatggttgaaaCGAGTCTATCCaatttgtagatgaagaatgaatgctggttgaatcttcttggccttgAATCATACAATAGGTCCAGTtgaaacatttggaacactATAATCCTTATGACTGTTGAATTGTTAGAGTTGGGACCGAGAAAGAGTATGCCTATGAAATCTTTTTTCAAAGAAGCACCAGAATCGGATTTAAAGCCTCTACCATCCCACCTAAGTATGCATATTGAAGTGCATGCATAAAATTTAAGTCAATCGAGCAACAACATAGACTAAATCCTGTAACTAGAGAAGTTATTAGAAATGAGATTATAACGTGGTTAGACGTAGGAATCATATACCCAATTGCAGACACCAGCTAGGTCAGTCCAATTCAGTGCGTaccaaagaaaggaaaatcacTAGATAgtcaatgaaaataatgaattaatcTCTACAAAAGTGATGAGTCGATGGTGGGTATGATGGGAGAaatttgttaagaatgagaaatagtaatagaaatagaaatagaattgggaaggcgtgtattctcattgatattcataagcTTAAATAGAATACAAGCTAGCAACTAATGcgtacaaatgaggaaaatataaaataattaaatattgagaataaaataaaatataccgtaaatcaaatcataaataaagaatattaatatataatatctaagatatattccataaataatatatactctaaatattatatctcaatactccccctcaagttggagagtgtatgtcaatcacaaccaacttgtctttcaaaaaatcaaattgatgtcttcccaaagctttagtgaaaatatctgccaattgcattttagtcgaaacataacacggtttgatgattccagcttgtaatttttctcgaactatatgacaatctatttcaatgtgtttcgtacGTTCGTGAACAACTGGATTAGCTGCTATGtgtaatgctgcttgattatcacagTACAATAATGTTGGTTCGGACAATGGAACTTTCAAGTCTTGGAGAATatatcttaaccaagttaactctaaacaagtatttgccatagctcgatactcggcttctgctgatgatctggacacattggtttattttttagacttccaataaataattgaatttccaaggaaaatgcagaacAGAAATAGACCGTCTGGAAGTTCGAAAACCACCCCAGTTTGAATCAcaatatgcttgtaatctCAAGTTATTTTCAGATGGTAGTAGAAGTTCTTGACCAGGAGTACCTTTGATGTATCTTagaactcgaagagctgcctcccaatgtggttttcttcgttcatgcataaattgactaagcatacgaactgaatacACTATGTTAGGCCTAGTAacggttaaatatattaatctgccaaccaaccgtctgtatttacttggattattcaacttttctctctctgttgAAGAATGTTTTAGATTTTGCTCNNNNNNNNNNNNNNNNNNNNNNNNNNNNNNNNNNNNNNNNNNNNNNNNNNNNNNNNNNNNNNNNNNNNNNNNNNNNNNNNNNNNNNNNNNNNNNNNNNNNNNNNNNNNNNNNNNNNNNNNNNNNNNNNNNNNNNNNNNNNNNNNNNNNNNNNNNNNNNNNNNNNNNNNNNNNNNNNNNNNNNNNNNNNNNNNNNNNNNNNNNNNNNNNNNNNNNNNNNNNNNNNNNNNNNNNNNNNNNNNNNNNNNNNNNNNNNNNNNNNNNNNNNNNNNNNNNNNNNNNNNNNNNNNNNNNNNNNNNNNNNNNNNNNNNNNNNNNNNNNNNNNNNNNNNNNNNNNNNNNNNNNNNNNNNNNNNNNNNNNNNNNNNNNNNNNNNNNNNNNNNNNNNNNNNNNNNNNNNNNNNNNNNNNNNNNNNNNNNNNNNNNNNNNNNNNNNNNNNNNNNNNNNNNNNNNNNNNNNNNNNNNNNNNNNNNNNNNNNNNNNNNNNNNNNNNNNNNNNNNNNNNNNNNNNNNNNNNNNNNNNNNNNNNNNNNNNNNNNNNNNNNNNNNNNNNNNNNNNNNNNNNNNNNNNNNNNNNNNNNNNNNNNNNNNNNNNNNNNNNNNNNNNNNNNNNNNNNNNNNNNNNNNNNNNNNNNNNNNNNNNNNNNNNNNNNNNNNNNNNNNNNNNNNNNNNNNNNNNNNNNNNNNNNNNNNNNNNNNNNNNNNNNNNNNNNNNNNNNNNNNNNNNNNNNNNNNNNNNNNNNNNNNNNNNNNNNNNNNNNNNNNNNNNNNNNNNNNNNNNNNNNNNNNNNNNNNNNNNNNNNNNNNNNNNNNNNNNNNNNNNNNNNNNNNNNNNNNNNNNNNNNNNNNNNNNNNNNNNNNNNNNNNNNNNNNNNNNNNNNNNNNNNNNNNNNNNNNNNNNNNNNNNNNNNNNNNNNNNNNNNNNNNNNNNNNNNNNNNNNNNNNNNNNNNNNNNNNNNNNNNNNNNNNNNNNNNNNNNNNNNNNNNNNNNNNNNNNNNNNtttgtatttgtttttgttttctctaaatttcagtatttcatatttaaacaagtaaaaccatggctgtgttttccagagaagaagttgttttaaacgttttttttttgaagtttacgttatcaattatgttcatgtaagagttatatttccgcattatagatgagcatgagacgttagtagcgactttgagtatgtggaaatttagggtcgttacaacaaTAATGACATACAGGCACAAATCTAGATTTATCGTACTGAGATACAAACTTGCATGTGTTAGACTTAGACATAACGGGGGATgctttaacaaatatttttttagaacttGAAGGTGTAGAACATTCATCAATATAGCCTAATCCTCTTTTTATCACCATAAGGCTTATGTGCTccaattattttatctaatttttgaGTACCTATAGTTAACTTTTGAATAGACTCTTTAGCTTTTCCAAGTTCTTGGATagtatttgattcattttctttgagtaatttaattaactttatCTTTTTCACAACAATCATGctcaagaaatttaattttatcaattaatgCAGTTTTTTTCATCAGAGTCAAATGCATGCTTTTTACAAGGtatatcaaattttacaaTATTATGATTATTCTCTCTTAAACAAGAAATTTGAGGTGTATCAAATTTTACAACATTATGATTATTCTCTTTTAAgtaagaaatttcatttaataaagacttatttttaataattgaagcctcatatttcttttgaagtataaCATACTTTGAACCAAGTTTTTCTAAATCAAATTGCATATCCTCAAAAACTTTAAACAATTCATCGTAAGAAGGAGATTCAAGAATTACctcgtcttcttcatcctctttgtTACCCTGAGCCATGACTTCATCCTCTTTGTCACCATGAGccatgaaacaaaaatttgctactttttcatcatttagaGATTCATTTGCATCTATTTTATTATGAGCTAACatgctaatttttgtttttttaacttgATTTGTTCCCTCATGAGTTACTTCACgagttttccaaatttcatatgctGAACAACACATAGATActctattaaattcatcattacTTAGGGCACAATAAAGATAACTTATAACACTAGCATTaaaagaactttttttttatatcatgttcatcaaattcattctCTCATTTAAGCTTGTCAAtgttattaacaatttttattggaatatAAAGGTCTTTACTAACAATCAACcataattcataatcaatcGATTGcaaaaaattttcattctagctTTCCAATATGTATAAATTATTCCATCAAAATAAGGAGGTCTAGAAGTTGATTGTCCTTCacaaaaaccatttttaacaCGTAGATTTGCCATAAGCTCTAAagataaagtttataaaaaaaagagcaacctgctctgataccaattgttggatCGACATGGCATCCCTagaggggtgaatagggtttcaacaatgtaattattaaatttctttcataagaataaaacttaatatcatgcaataaaatttaaccataatttagaatttaaataaggaaagggttagaaaatataacaccaTAGTTTTacagtggttcggtcaaactcgacctactccactccccaagcgcctcttggaaatttgaataaacccTCTTGACTCTTTCCTCGGATCAGAAAccaaccgctacaccgctccTTTTATGAGTTCAAGAGCAatctcaatcctttccacggctcaggatcaaaccggtacaccgctttttttacgagttcaagagaaaactcaatcatttccacggctcaggatcaaaccggtacaattgtctgaaatcttatagaaacacaccacaactctctaaagtaatagatttacaattttctcacaatacaatagacatctctctcaagaataagataaacaagaaatagaattggaagctttggagagagcaacaataacaatggagactttttaaaaaaaagttttagatcgAGGAAACTATGAAAGTTGTGTATTGTGTTCTATGTTCTGTGTGTTGTGTgttctgaaaaatatgaagaggtgATCTGTCATGCATTGTTTTGTAAATCATTTACATACTTTTCAGAACTCATATGCTACTTGAACACCTTGTTTTGGATTTCAAACTTTCTACATAATTGCTAaagtttttgtaatttcattgcATAGTCTGTTGGTCCAGCCCTTGATttcaagattcaaattttgggcTGTGATAgtttggtattagagcatgGTTTTAGGTCCTATAGACATTAGGTTGTAGAGTCTAGTACCTCTGTGGCTTAAGTTTCGACATGCTCCGCCGCGACCTGGTGAGTTCTCTGATTATTGGGAAGTAGGAAGACTTGAGTTATATGTTACGAGATCTAAGAtgaggattaaaaaaataataaggaaTGTGCTTCTTTTGAATTAGGCACAATGAGAACGTAGTATTGACTCTCACTCCCCGTCTATTGACAGATAATGGCGCCTAAGAGAAGAGGAGATTATCTTCGGCCTGGTCCTAAGAGGGGCAGGAGAAGGGTCGAAGAGGAACCTAATTTTCCTTTCCTCGAGGTGGAGCAGCACCCACCTCTAGAGGAGAACACAGAGCTGACCTCGGATGAGGAATAGACGCCGCCACCGGCACCTGTGCCGAGGAGAGGCCGAAGGAAGGTCGAGCCTCAAGTTATTCTAGAGACTGCTCCTCAAGATCAGGTACCTGAAGAAGCTCCACCAGCGCCAGATTCCTGTGGTGCCTACTCAGTCAACGACGACCGTTTCAAGGGATGAGTTTCAGACTTTCATGAGAGCCACCATGGAAACTCATGCACAAATGGCTCAGTTAATGCATACATTGATGACAAATCAGGCCACTGTGCAAGGGACGAGAGATCTGAGCACGATTGTGGAGTCCCATTATTTAAAGGACTTTCAGAGGTATAAACCGCCCACTTTTGACGGGGGTAAGATGGACCCGGTAGCAGCTGAGATTTGGTTGGAGGCTGTAGAGATAGCCTTTATGTACATGAAATGTCCACCAGAATATCAAGTCCATTGTGGGACTTACATGTTGAAGGGTGAAGCCCATTTTTGGTGGAAAGGTGCAGAAAGGACTATTACATCAGAGGGAGGTTATATTTCCTGGAATCAGTTCAAGGAAGCCTACCTGTATAAATATTACCCAGTAGTTGCTCTACTCAAGTGTCAGACAGCATTCCTAGAACTGAAACAGGGGGACAAAACTATTGAGGAATACGATCTTGAGTTTAATAAACTGGCAAGGTTGCTGAGTATGTCAGTAATgagaagatgaaaattgaTCGTTTTATCGCTAGTCTCCGGATAGAGCTTCAGGGTCCAGTTATAGTACAAGCATCATCAGATTATGCTGTAGCCCTGAGAGTGGCAACGCTGATGGATAGGCCACGACAGATGGCAAAGCAAAATGTGTCGATAGTGACCACTCAGAATACCTTTGGCCAACGAAGAAGGCCTAACAGAAATTCTTTTAGATCTGACAGACAGCCTCGAGGGCGATTTGAACGTTGGGGTAGAGCCCCAGAGCATAACAGACCTGAATGCCCTAATTGTAAGAGATATCACGAGGGAGAGTGTTTTGCTGGAACAGGAGGATGCTTTGGTTGTGGCAAGCCACTCCATCGCGTAGCAGACTGTCCTCATAAGAGAAACCATGAGGGAAATAGACTAGTGGGACAGAATTAGAGAGGCCGGGGAGTTCCACAGCAGACCCGAGCTGTGGCCCACGCTATCACGACTAGGAAGCAGAAGAGACGGACACAGTGGTGACAAGTACACTACCTATTTTTTATCACCTAGCATTTACATTATTTGATTCTGGTGCTACCTACTCTTTTAGTTCTGAGGGGGTTGTGAAATCTGCAAACTTAGAACTAGAACCCCTAGAGTTCCCCCTTACTGTGTCTACACCAGCAAATACATACATGACTGCTACCCGTAGAGTTAGAGGTGGTAGTGTGATAGTTGCAGGGCGAAAGATTGTAGCATCCTTGATTGTCCTGTGTATGCAAGACTTCGATGTGCTCTTAGGGATGGATTGGTTGGACGAGAATTGTGCCCTCATTGATTGCGAAGCAAGAAAGATAACCTTTAGGCCCCTGATAGGAGAGAACTTTGAATTCAAAGGGGATATATCCAGAAGTACCCCTAGGGTCATCACAACGTTGAAGGCTAGGAAGTTGTTGTATCAGGGAGCCTGGGCAATTCTGGCTAGTGTAACGAAAGTCAGTGAGTCCAGTCTGATGGTATCCTCTGTTCCTGTGGTTGGAGAATTTGAGGATGTTTTTCCAGAAGAGCTTCCAGGGCTGCCCCCTAATCGAGAGGTAGATTTTGTTATTGACCTCGAACCAGGGACAACACCGATATCCAAAGCGCCATATAGAATGGCACCTGCTGAGCTCAAGAAGCTGAAGGTACAGTTACAAGAACTTATGGACAAGGGATTCATACGGCCTAGCGTCTCACCTTGGGGAGCCCCTGTGCTATTtgttaagaagaaagattGAACTATGCGATTATGTATAGATTACAGAGAGTTGAACAAGGTCACAATCAAGAATAAATACCCTCTCCCAAGGATAGACGACCTATTTGACCAATTGCATGGTGCAACAATGTTCTCTAAGATTGATCTGCGATCAGGATATCACCAGATGAGAATAAGAGAGGAAGACATACCTAAAACAGCGTTTAGAAGCCGTTATGGACATTATGAGTTCATAGTCATGTCTTTTGGTTTGACCAACGCTCCTGCAGTGTTTATGGAGTTGATGAACCGAGTGTTTAAGGAATTCTTAGACACCTTCGTGATTGTGTTCATTGACGACATTTTGGTGTATTCTAAGTCTGAGATGGAGCATGAGGAACACATGAGGAGAGTTTTAACTCTACTGAGAACCCCATCAGTTGTATGCCAAATTCTCGAAGTGCAAATTTTGGCTGCAGGAAGTGGCTTTTCTTGGACACGTGGTATCCAGTCAGGGGGTAACTGTGGATCCTACTAAGATCGAAGCAATCTTGAAATGGCCTAGACCAACCAAGGTCGGTGAAGTAAGGAGTTTTCTAGGTCTAGCAGGCTATTATAGAAGGTTTGTACAAGATTTCTCTAAAATATCTGCAGCTTTGACACATTTAACCAAGAAGAGGAAACCTT is a window from the Cucurbita pepo subsp. pepo cultivar mu-cu-16 chromosome LG07, ASM280686v2, whole genome shotgun sequence genome containing:
- the LOC111798840 gene encoding uncharacterized protein LOC111798840, translating into METHAQMAQLMHTLMTNQATVQGTRDLSTIVESHYLKDFQRYKPPTFDGGKMDPVAAEIWLEAVEIAFMYMKCPPEYQVHCGTYMLKGEAHFWWKGAERTITSEGGYISWNQFKEAYLYKYYPVVALLKCQTAFLELKQGDKTIEEYDLEFNKLASLRIELQGPVIVQASSDYAVALRVATLMDRPRQMAKQNVSIVTTQNTFGQRRRPNRNSFRSDRQPRGRFERWGRAPEHNRPECPNCKRYHEGECFAGTGGCFGCGKPLHRVADCPHKRNHEGNRLVGQN